In a single window of the Podarcis raffonei isolate rPodRaf1 chromosome 14, rPodRaf1.pri, whole genome shotgun sequence genome:
- the NAGPA gene encoding N-acetylglucosamine-1-phosphodiester alpha-N-acetylglucosaminidase, whose amino-acid sequence MRPCGKLNMAASIERLVHRVGEEQRPTALVVFSMVLLRCFLGVQGHAVAWNSLNDDLLLPYPPPQHGPRHHHRYVRDCQALRHGNTTHESWPSNNSTVSPLTVTSIFISDIPPKGQNSRHVYGHLTTVRDPLRTFSVLEPGGPGGCGKRSRATVEETARHGKCLVAQNGGYFNTKNGMCLGNVVSDGHLIQSSGGIQNAHFGIRKDGTLVFGYLSEEDVLAKDNPFVQLVSGVGWLLRDGEVYVNQSRAVECDETQETGTFDKFINTVSARTAVGHDRQGQLVLAHFDGQTHTRGLSLWDMADFLKQQGVVNAINLDGGGSATLVLNGTLASYPSDHCEPYPMWRCPRQVSTILCVHEPVCQPPDCNGHGHCVLGECQCDGALWRGPACDVLDCGPSNCTMHGICTEEGCLCDAGWQSPNCSEACAPGSYGDGCLQKCLCLNGGVCDPVHGTCNCSAGYQGTHCEEACPSGRYGPNCQDACPCPNQRPCDRKTGSCSVSAECPLPDDVVRGQCLLKADEEGVLLGFTIKGWFIGVLSVLLLVSAGFNIKHFCCSSSTGRQNYNDYFSRRPNSSHYKLLGKSNSFPLAGGENEDYTEDTET is encoded by the exons TACTGCCGTATCCCCCACCTCAACACGGTCCGCGGCATCACCATCGGTACGTTCGGGACTGTCAAGCTCTCCGACACGGCAACACAACACATGAGTCCTGGCCTAGCAATAACAGCACTGTCTCTCCACTGACCGTCACAAGCATCTTCATCTCTGACATCCCTCCAAAGGGTCAGAATAGTCGACATGTCTATGGCCATCTCACTACAGTGAGGGACCCCCTGAGGACGTTCTCTGTGCTGGAGCCTGGTGGGCCAGGGGGCTGCGGTAAACGCAGCCGAGCAACAGTGGAAGAGACTGCCAGGCATGGCAAGTGCCTTGTGGCCCAGAATGGGGGGTACTTCAACACGAAAAACGGAATGTGCCTTGGGAATGTTGTGAGCGACGGGCATCTCATCCAGTCCTCCGGAGGGATTCAGAATGCTCATTTTGGCATCCGGAAGGATGGCACTCTAGTCTTTGG cTATCTCTCTGAGGAGGACGTGTTGGCTAAAGACAACCCCTTTGTGCAGcttgtgagtggggtgggttggCTCTTGCGAGATGGGGAGGTCTACGTGAATCAGAGTCGGGCGGTGGAATGTGACGAGACGCAGGAAACAG GTACGTTTGACAAGTTCATCAATACTGTGTCTGCCAGGACAGCGGTGGGGCATGACAGGCAAGGACAGCTGGTGTTGGCACACTTTGATGGGCAGACACATACAAGGGG CCTCAGCCTTTGGGAtatggctgatttcctgaagcagCAAGGCGTCGTCAATGCCATCAACTTGGACGGCGGAGGGTCTGCAACCCTGGTCTTAAATGGAACGCTTGCTAGTTACCCTTCAGATCACTG CGAACCTTACCCCATGTGGCGCTGCCCTCGGCAGGTTTCAACTATCCTGTGTGTCCATGAACCTGTCTGCCAGCCTCCGGACTGCAACGGGCATGGGCACTGCGTCCTTGGGGAATGCCAGTGCGACGGAGCTCTCTGGAGAGGACCAGCATGCGATGTCTTGGACTGCGGCCCTTCCAACTGCACCATGCATGGAATCTGTACAGAAG AGGGATGTCTTTGTGATGCTGGCTGGCAGAGCCCCAACTGCAGTGAAG CCTGTGCTCCTGGTTCCTATGGCgacggctgccttcagaagtgTCTCTGCCTCAATGGTGGTGTCTGTGACCCTGTCCACGGAACTTGCAATTGCTCAGCTGGCTACCAAGGCACGCATTGCGAAGAAG CCTGCCCCAGCGGACGGTACGGGCCAAACTGCCAGGATGCCTGTCCCTGCCCAAACCAGCGTCCTTGTGATCGGAAGACGGGCAGTTGCAGCGTTTCTGCTGAATGCCCCCTGCCTGACGACGTAGTCAGAG gGCAGTGCTTGCTGAAGGCTGATGAGGAAGGTGTGCTCCTTGGGTTTACAAT taaGGGATGGTTTATAGGAGTCTTATCTGTGCTGCTTCTGGTTAGCGCCGGGTTCAACATAAAGCACTTTTGCTGCAGCAGCTCCACAGGCCGGCAGAACTATAACGATTACTTCTCCAGGCGTCCCAACAGTTCCCACTATAAATTATTAGGGAAATCAAACAGTTTTCCACTTGCAGGAGGAGAGAATGAAGACTACACAGAAGACACAGAGACCTAA